One Streptomyces umbrinus genomic window, AACGGGCCTGTCGAGGACCCCACCTTCGGCGACTACGCGGCCAGTGACCTGCTGGAGGTCAGGCGGCACGTCGAGATCCCCGTGGCCGGATACGCGGCCGCACGCCGGACGCCTGAGGACCTCGACCACCTGGCCCACCTGCTGGAGCGGATGGAGCGCGAGACCGACACCACCGCGTGGGTGGCCATGGACACGCTCTTCCATCTCGCCGTGGCGCAGGCCGCCCAGAACCCGGTCTTCCGCCGCGTGATCGAGGAGATCCGGGACGCGCTGGCCCGCCAGTCGGCGTTCCTCAACGAGCTCGGCGGCCGCCGGGAGCAGTCCAACCGCGAGCACCGCGCCATCGTCGAGGCCCTGATCGACGGCAGCGCACACGACGCGACCGAGGCGATGGCACATCACCTCGACCGCGTCGAGACGACCCTCACCGCGATCGTGCGCTCAGAGCACACGGACGGCGCGGACACCCCCACGGAAGGCGGACCAGAAGCGTGAGCGAGCAGTCCCTCGAAAAAGAGACAGGGCAGACACGGAAAGCCGCCGTTCACGTCGACG contains:
- a CDS encoding FadR/GntR family transcriptional regulator — encoded protein: MNLSDSQTAGSVPRRISAMEAVLGHLRGAIERGEYAVGDKLPSEAELCRRLEVSRPVLREALRALQTMGLTVSRTGKGTFVLSNGPVEDPTFGDYAASDLLEVRRHVEIPVAGYAAARRTPEDLDHLAHLLERMERETDTTAWVAMDTLFHLAVAQAAQNPVFRRVIEEIRDALARQSAFLNELGGRREQSNREHRAIVEALIDGSAHDATEAMAHHLDRVETTLTAIVRSEHTDGADTPTEGGPEA